The Spirosoma sp. SC4-14 DNA window TAGGCGGATTCTCCCTGCGGAAAAGCCTGGTTGTCACCCAGTTTGCTATCTCGCAATTGCTCATTATCGGCACATTGATCATTACAAACCAATTACGCTATTCGCAGCAGGCTGATATGGGTTTTCGGAAAGATGCGATGATTATTCTTCCCATACCTGATAATAAAAAGTCAAAAATCAGTACGTTAGGCGCACAACTTTCGGAGATGTCCAGTGTCGAAAATGTGACATTTTTTGATACGCCCCCGGCCACTGAATCCATAGGAAGTACCCCAATTCGCTTTGATTCGCGTCCGAAAGCAGAAGATTTTACCATTTCCGTTAAATCGGCCGACCATCAGTATATCCCTACGTTTAGTATACCCATTCTGGCCGGGCGCAATGTGAATCCGTCGGATACAATCCGGGAATACCTCCTGAATGAAACAGCCGTGAAAGCGCTCCGATTAGCTTCCCTACAGGACGTGATTGGGAAAACGGCTACGATCAATGATCAGCCGGGAACCATCGTTGGTGTCATGAAAGACTTTCACTATAAGTCGTTTCATGCGGCCATTGAGCCACTATGCCTCACGACCCGCAGTGAGGTGTATGGCAATTGCGGAGTAAACGTAAATCCGGCCAATCTGGGGCCAACGCTGGCTAGTATTGAAAGAGCCTGGAAAGCCACGTATCCGTCTGCCATTTTTACGTACCGTTTTATGGACGAGGATATTGAACGGTTCTATAAACTGGACAACATGCTGCTAAGGCTCATTCAGGCATTTGCGGGTATCGCCATTTTTGTCGGATGTTTGGGCCTGTACGGATTGGTATCGTTCATGGCGGCACAGAAAACAAAGGAAATTGGCGTACGTAAAGTACTGGGAGCCAGCACATCCAGTATTCTCTGGTTGTTCGGGAAAGAATTTATCCGGTTGCTGCTGATCGCTTTTGTACTGGCAGCTCCGCTGGCGTGGTGGGTCATGAACGAGTGGCTGGCCAATTTTGTGTATCGGATTGAACCAGGAGCCGGTATTTTTGTGCTGGCCGTTCTAATCACTGTTATCGTTGCCCTACTGACCGTCGGTTTTCAAAGCATGAAGGCAGCCCTGATGAATCCAATAAAAACCTTACGGACGGAGTAGGGCAGAGGGTTTAGTTTTCCTACGCCCTTAGCCCTCTGCGCATCGCTCTTGTCCACGACCGTACAGATACTGTCCGTTTTTGGACAACGGATTTTTTGCTAACCGTGGCTAAAATGCCCTCTCTGACATAGAGAGGGCATTTTTTATTGCTGGCCCGGCATTTGTTATACATTTACACATATAATCCTTACGTATGAAAGGGACTTATTTAGGGGAGTTTGAAGAAGTCGTTTTGCTGGCCGTAGCGATCCGGGCGGGGGATGCGTATGGAGCGGCTGTCGTCAACGAGATTGAGCAACAAATGGGTCGTTCGGTGAATCTGGGAGCCGTCCACTCCGCCCTGAACCGCCTTCAGGAAAAAGGACTGGTTAGCTCCGAAATGGGCGGTATGACGGCCGAGCGGGGAGGTCGCCGAAAACGGCTGTACACTGTAACGGCATACGGGAAGCGGGTGCTGGAAGAGGTTCGACAACTACGCAACCAGATGTGGGACGCCATTCCCCGAACCGCCTGGTCATGAATACTAAAAAATTGGGTACAAATGCACCACCCCGTTTTGCGACTCGCTTACTTCGTTGGTTCCTGGCCCCTCATCGGGCCGAAGAACTGGAGGGCGATCTGGATGAGCTGTTTCAGCAGCGCGTTCGGGAGGTGGGGCTGCGGCAGGCCCGCTGGCGATACGTGCGCGATGTGGTGAGTTTACTACGCCCGTCGTTGATCAAACGAGAAGAGACTTTGTATCCTAGACCAACAAATACAACCATGCTACGGAATTATTTTAAAGTCGCTCTAAGAAACCTGACCAAACACAAAGGGTATTCGGCTATTAATATTGCTGGTTTAGCCACGGGCATGGCTGTAGCCCTACTCATCGGCCTATGGGTCTGGAATGAGTTTGCCTATAATCAGCGCTATGCGAATTATAATCGTATTGCGAGGGTGCTTCAGAATCAAACCTTTAATGATAAGATTGAAACCTGGACCAGCCAGGCAATGCAGTTGGCACCTGAACTACGAAGCAACTACAGTAGTCATTTCAAATACGTTGTTACGGCTGACTTTCCCGGAAAACATCTGTTGTCGCTCGATACGAAGAAAATCACCAATGTCGGCAGCTTTATCGACCCCGACATCACAGAAATGCTGGCGCTGAACATGCTGAAAGGTACACGAGCGGGCTTACGCGACCCATCGTCCATTCTTCTATCCGAAACGACAGCAAAGTCGTTGTTTGGAGATGTTGATCCGCTGAATAAGATCATTACGATTGACAAAAAATGGCCGGTAAAAGTGACGGGTGTTTATGCCGATTTGCCGCTCAACTCGTCATTCCAGGAATTAACGTTTATCGCACCGTTTGAGCTGAAAAAGAAAGATTTGCCCGAATGGCTTAGCTGGGGCAATAGCTGGTTTCAAACCTACGTACAGATAGCCGATAACGCCACGATGGAAACCGTATCGGCAGCCATTAAAGACGTC harbors:
- a CDS encoding PadR family transcriptional regulator; the protein is MKGTYLGEFEEVVLLAVAIRAGDAYGAAVVNEIEQQMGRSVNLGAVHSALNRLQEKGLVSSEMGGMTAERGGRRKRLYTVTAYGKRVLEEVRQLRNQMWDAIPRTAWS